A stretch of DNA from Oryza brachyantha chromosome 4, ObraRS2, whole genome shotgun sequence:
gatgaGTGATCACATGATGGAGCAGGCGTTGGAGTTGTCCTCGGTGAAGCAcaccgtcggcggcgggcagacgacgccgggcggcggccacaCCTGCGGCGGCCAGGGCCTGAAGCCGCCGCAGGTGCAGTTCccatggccggcgccgcctgggcacccgcacggcggcggcagcacggGCTTGCAGACGCAGACGAAGTTGTGGGAGCACCCGCAGGGCTTCGGCTTgggcggctccggcggcggcggcttgggtggctccggcggcggcttggggCAGCAGCTGcacggctgctgctgcggcgggcAGCACCACGGCGCGCCCGGGTACGGGTACGGCACCGGGTAAGGGTACGGCACCAGCTTGCATTCCGGCTTCGGCGGGGGCTTCTCCGGTGGCTTCTCCGGCGGCTTCTCCGGCTTCTTGCAAGGCTTCTCACACGGCTTCTCCTCGCAGTGACACGGCTTCGGCTTCTCGCAGTGGCACGGCTTGGGCTTCTCGCAATGGCACGGCTTGGGTTTCTCGCAGTGGCATGGCTTGGGCTTGTCGCAGTGGCATGGCTTGGGCTTCTCGCAGGTGCAGCAATGGCAGGGCTTGGGCGGCTCAGGGGGCTTCACAGGAggcttcggcggcggccagaCCTCGACGATGATGATCTCCTTGATGATCTTGCCGGCCTTGCAGCAGATCTTCTTGCAGAGCTTCTCGGCGTCGAACTTCCCGCGCACGATCACCTTGTTGATCTTCACATCGTACTCCACCTTCTCGATGCAGTACTCCTCTGCAGCATCAAAAAGAACGCGTCTTTTTAAACAGGAATTCGCCGCCCGGCTGACTGTTCATCAAAATTAGCTGAAGATTCGTGAAGAATTTATACTTTCTAGGCAGTCTAGGACCCTCCTGATCTTGGCGTCGCAGCGGCAGCATTGCAGGTCCACACTGATGACCACTATACTCATctgccaaaaagaaaaaaaaagtcatagcAGACAGAAAGAAAAAGTTTGGTCAGttaaccagaaaaaaaaaagacacctTTTGAGCATCTTGTCtcgttttcttttctcatgaCAGAGTTAATTAAGACCCTTTGCAACTAACATATAAGCTCTTCAGAGATTTCGCGGCAAACAGTTCAATTCCCGTGGAATTCAACAAAAACACCATGCCTTTATATAAATGGAATAGTAAATCACACAAAATTTGTAGGTTGTATATGACGGCTAAGAAAGCTGGAGTCTTTCTCTGACGGATTAAGCGCTCTacgaaaataacaaaaagtacaAAGGTGTTC
This window harbors:
- the LOC102699584 gene encoding protein PYRICULARIA ORYZAE RESISTANCE 21-like codes for the protein MSIVVISVDLQCCRCDAKIRRVLDCLEKEYCIEKVEYDVKINKVIVRGKFDAEKLCKKICCKAGKIIKEIIIVEVWPPPKPPVKPPEPPKPCHCCTCEKPKPCHCDKPKPCHCEKPKPCHCEKPKPCHCEKPKPCHCEEKPCEKPCKKPEKPPEKPPEKPPPKPECKLVPYPYPVPYPYPGAPWCCPPQQQPCSCCPKPPPEPPKPPPPEPPKPKPCGCSHNFVCVCKPVLPPPCGCPGGAGHGNCTCGGFRPWPPQVWPPPGVVCPPPTVCFTEDNSNACSIM